A stretch of Mytilus edulis chromosome 11, xbMytEdul2.2, whole genome shotgun sequence DNA encodes these proteins:
- the LOC139496061 gene encoding biogenesis of lysosome-related organelles complex 1 subunit 6-like gives MSDQKDDVKVEQTLNEDSSEHTDDTNNATKEDVKTDSKGDNSTDDQGSSEFVINPETLEKLTLGFLSHCLPDLQRAKGSLTEILTSQNILHETAQNENGKFKINEDVEQTMTKVKLYHAKLLYLKREMNHLGEKSFKLKKRGIKLQQQKIKEELQKQEQEEKEKMREEMLTAKIAKKRSSSQSEKS, from the exons ATGTCCGACCAAAAAGATGATGTGAAGGTTGAGCAAACTTTAAATGAAGATTCTAGTGAACATACAGATGATACTAATAATGCTACCAAAGAAGATGTGAAAACAGATagcaagggagataattctacaGATGATCAAG gaaGTTCTGAGTTTGTCATAAATCCAGAAACATTAGAAAAGTTAACATTAGGATTCCTGTCTCATTGTTTACCAGATTTACAAAGAGCTAAAGGATCACTAACTGAAATATT AACCAGTCAGAACATTTTACATGAAACAGCACAAAATGAAAATGGTAAATTTAAGATCAATGAAGACGTAGAACAAACT ATGACCAAAGTTAAGCTTTACCATGCCAAGTTGTTATATTTAAAGAGAGAAATGAATCACCTGGGAGAGAAATCATTTAAGCTCAAG AAGAGAGGAATAAAACTTCAGCAACAGAAAATTAAAGAGGAATTACAGAAACAGGAACAAGAAGAGAAAGAAAAAATGAGGGAGGAAATGTTAACAGCAAAAATTGCTAAGAAACGATCATCTAGCCAATCAGAAAAGAGCTAG